The Ensifer adhaerens genome contains a region encoding:
- a CDS encoding ABC transporter permease encodes MPSLSYLVARLLQIIPTFLLVMIFIFLLVRLLPGDPAIAMAEAKATDAQLEQIRHNLGLDQPLPVQFLVFVKNTLTGDLGRSIMLKAPVTEIILSRLPTTIYLALYSVVLAILLAGPLAFVAASRVNSPVDVAIRSIFQVGLSMPVFYIGLLLLTVLAAQLRWFPVGGYGKTFLANLYHLILPALSVALYTSAIILRNLRASLIEVLDADYVQFARAKGLSPRIIMTRHVLRNALVSTVTLLGLSIGNLMSGTLVTETVFAIPGVGRLMLEAIFARDYPLIQGLTLTFAVLVSVVFLLTDVVQSWLDPRLRQS; translated from the coding sequence ATGCCCTCACTTTCCTATCTCGTGGCACGGCTGCTGCAGATCATCCCGACGTTTCTGTTGGTGATGATCTTCATCTTTCTGCTCGTACGCCTTTTGCCGGGCGATCCGGCTATCGCCATGGCCGAGGCCAAGGCGACCGATGCCCAGCTTGAGCAGATCCGGCACAATCTCGGTCTGGATCAGCCCCTGCCGGTGCAGTTCCTCGTCTTCGTCAAGAACACGCTGACGGGTGATCTCGGCCGATCGATCATGCTGAAGGCGCCGGTGACGGAGATTATCCTTAGTCGCCTGCCGACAACGATTTACCTCGCGCTCTACTCGGTGGTGCTCGCCATTCTTCTCGCCGGACCGCTTGCGTTCGTTGCGGCGTCGCGAGTCAACAGCCCCGTCGATGTCGCCATCCGCAGCATCTTCCAGGTCGGACTTTCGATGCCGGTCTTCTACATCGGGCTCCTGCTCTTGACGGTGCTTGCGGCGCAGCTGCGCTGGTTCCCGGTCGGCGGTTACGGCAAGACCTTTCTTGCCAATCTCTACCACCTGATCCTGCCGGCACTGAGCGTCGCGCTCTACACGTCGGCGATCATCCTGCGCAATCTGCGCGCCTCGCTGATCGAGGTGCTCGACGCCGACTATGTGCAATTCGCGCGGGCCAAAGGCCTTTCGCCACGCATCATCATGACCCGCCACGTGCTGCGCAACGCGCTCGTCTCTACGGTGACGCTGCTGGGGCTTTCGATCGGCAACCTGATGAGCGGCACGCTGGTGACCGAGACTGTCTTTGCCATTCCAGGCGTCGGCCGGTTGATGCTCGAGGCGATTTTTGCCCGTGACTATCCGCTGATCCAGGGGCTGACGCTCACCTTCGCCGTGCTCGTCTCCGTCGTCTTCCTGTTGACGGATGTCGTGCAGTCCTGGCTCGATCCGAGGCTTCGCCAATCATGA
- a CDS encoding ABC transporter permease, with protein MSAITQSHSRTRGRAAAFLARAFARPSFVVGIAILGLSLALALFPEVFAPYDPLAFDLQAMQQGPSLAHPFGTDNFGRDVLSRVIWAYRVDMQMAFFATIFALLIGLTVGAFVGYYGGIADVIFGRCVDAIITFPFLVLVIAIVAVLGPGLVNMYVAITAVNWVYYARLTRAEIMAQRANDYAAAGRVLGYSDRRIIFRHLLPNAISPIIVYWMTDMALAILLGSSLGYLGLGAQPPAAEWGVLIAEGRNFLMTAWWMSLMPGIAIVLTGLGFSLVGDALADLLRPKGR; from the coding sequence ATGAGCGCCATCACGCAATCCCATTCAAGGACGCGGGGACGGGCCGCCGCCTTTCTGGCGCGTGCCTTTGCCCGCCCATCCTTCGTCGTCGGCATCGCCATCCTTGGGCTGTCTCTGGCACTCGCACTGTTTCCTGAGGTCTTCGCCCCCTATGACCCGCTCGCCTTCGACCTGCAGGCGATGCAGCAGGGGCCGAGCCTCGCCCATCCGTTCGGCACCGACAATTTCGGTCGCGATGTGCTTTCTCGGGTAATCTGGGCCTATCGTGTCGACATGCAGATGGCCTTCTTCGCGACGATTTTCGCGCTTTTGATCGGCCTCACCGTCGGCGCCTTTGTCGGCTATTACGGCGGCATCGCCGACGTGATCTTCGGCCGCTGCGTCGATGCCATCATCACCTTTCCCTTCCTGGTGCTGGTGATCGCCATCGTGGCGGTGCTCGGGCCTGGCCTCGTCAACATGTATGTGGCGATCACCGCAGTGAACTGGGTCTACTACGCCCGGCTGACCCGTGCCGAAATCATGGCGCAGAGGGCCAATGATTACGCCGCCGCCGGCCGGGTGCTCGGTTATTCCGATCGCCGCATCATCTTCCGCCATCTGCTTCCGAACGCGATCTCGCCGATCATCGTCTACTGGATGACCGACATGGCGCTCGCCATCCTGCTCGGCTCGTCGCTCGGCTATCTCGGCCTCGGCGCCCAGCCGCCGGCAGCCGAATGGGGCGTGCTGATCGCCGAGGGCCGCAATTTCCTGATGACGGCCTGGTGGATGAGCCTGATGCCGGGCATCGCCATCGTCCTGACCGGGCTCGGTTTCAGCCTCGTCGGCGATGCCCTTGCCGATCTGCTGCGGCCGAAGGGACGCTGA
- a CDS encoding ABC transporter substrate-binding protein codes for MKRILPIMLGATLGLLAATSAFAIERGGAMTFARYDDSTVIDPVYADRNPDLWMVNGLYETLLRNGPDGSIVPGLAEAHEVSADGKTITLTLRSGLKFSDGSDLTGADVVFSLDRARDANLGPWAGLLGAVDKVTADGNKITVSLKNPDPTIISILATFNTGIMPKAAFEKAAGATDQEKARAFFAAGPVTSGPFVMKSHVQGSSMSFERNPNYWRQGADGKALPYLDRVEFLVIPDDATRILKLQAGEVDAAEFIPFARVGELGADPNLKMELFPSTRIVYAPINTREAKKDGSKNPLADVRVRQALNYATDKTVLIKLVTFDTGKPMTSLMSAATQLHYGPEPLYPYDPEKAKQLLADAGLSGGFEVKLTTLAGSADDATLFTALQQMWAPLGVNLKVEQVDNPTRGEKNRSGDFDIHTYGWANDVNDPAQVTGWLGYYKQRQAVGTGWNNQEFNTLFEASNIETDPAKRKGEYKRMQEIYATEAPLLFLFETPFAVAVSKSIEGYVQTPLGANDFSEAWRAD; via the coding sequence ATGAAACGTATATTGCCAATTATGCTCGGAGCGACGCTCGGGTTGCTTGCAGCCACCTCGGCATTTGCGATCGAGCGCGGCGGCGCAATGACATTTGCGCGTTATGACGACTCGACCGTCATCGACCCCGTCTATGCCGACCGCAATCCGGACCTCTGGATGGTGAATGGCCTCTACGAAACGCTGCTGCGAAACGGGCCTGACGGCTCGATCGTACCGGGTCTTGCCGAAGCCCATGAGGTCTCCGCAGACGGCAAGACCATCACCCTGACGCTCAGAAGCGGCCTGAAGTTCTCCGACGGCTCGGATCTGACCGGCGCTGACGTCGTCTTCTCGCTCGATCGCGCCCGCGACGCCAATCTCGGCCCCTGGGCCGGCTTGCTCGGCGCGGTCGACAAGGTGACCGCCGACGGCAACAAGATCACCGTGTCGCTCAAGAATCCCGACCCGACGATCATCTCGATCCTTGCGACCTTCAACACCGGCATCATGCCGAAGGCGGCTTTTGAAAAGGCGGCCGGTGCGACGGACCAGGAGAAGGCGCGCGCCTTCTTCGCCGCCGGTCCGGTGACATCAGGTCCTTTTGTCATGAAGAGCCACGTTCAGGGTTCGAGCATGAGCTTCGAGCGCAACCCGAACTATTGGCGCCAGGGCGCGGACGGCAAAGCGTTGCCCTATCTCGACCGGGTAGAGTTCCTCGTCATTCCCGATGACGCCACTCGTATCCTCAAGCTTCAGGCGGGCGAGGTCGACGCGGCCGAGTTCATTCCCTTTGCGCGCGTCGGCGAACTCGGCGCTGACCCGAATCTGAAGATGGAGCTCTTCCCGTCGACCCGCATCGTCTACGCGCCGATCAACACCCGCGAGGCGAAGAAGGACGGTTCGAAGAACCCGCTCGCCGACGTCAGGGTACGCCAGGCGCTGAACTATGCGACCGACAAGACCGTGCTGATCAAGCTCGTCACCTTCGACACCGGCAAGCCGATGACCTCGCTGATGTCGGCAGCGACGCAGCTTCATTACGGCCCGGAGCCGCTTTACCCCTATGATCCGGAAAAGGCGAAGCAACTGCTTGCCGATGCCGGTCTCAGTGGCGGCTTCGAGGTGAAACTCACGACGCTTGCCGGCAGCGCCGACGACGCGACGCTGTTCACGGCACTTCAGCAGATGTGGGCGCCGCTCGGTGTCAACCTGAAGGTCGAACAGGTCGATAACCCGACCCGCGGCGAGAAGAACCGCTCCGGCGACTTCGACATCCACACCTACGGCTGGGCAAACGACGTCAACGACCCGGCGCAGGTAACCGGTTGGCTCGGCTACTACAAGCAGCGCCAGGCCGTCGGCACCGGCTGGAACAATCAGGAGTTCAACACGCTGTTCGAAGCTTCGAACATCGAAACCGATCCGGCCAAGCGCAAGGGCGAATACAAGCGGATGCAGGAGATCTACGCGACGGAAGCACCGTTGCTCTTCCTGTTCGAGACGCCGTTCGCCGTCGCCGTCTCGAAGTCGATCGAAGGCTATGTGCAGACGCCGCTCGGTGCCAACGACTTCTCTGAAGCCTGGCGCGCCGACTGA
- a CDS encoding helix-turn-helix domain-containing protein encodes MPLKIEEAPEAAGSATLPEASTPASLGQMLRARRKEIGKTMKDVAREAGLTEGFISQIERGISTPSLISLYNVANALGTSVDTFLSQPPQHGHSMVSHAGERPGYNVETKERVYELIERGFPGAALNGCITHMPQGYASELTSHEGEDFLYLIEGEMLYEIDGKEYLLKAGDTLHFPASLPHRARNVGAGPARELWVGTTRIIKED; translated from the coding sequence ATGCCCCTGAAGATCGAAGAGGCGCCAGAAGCAGCCGGCAGCGCCACCCTCCCCGAAGCCTCGACGCCCGCCTCGCTTGGGCAGATGCTCAGGGCGCGCCGCAAGGAAATCGGCAAGACCATGAAGGACGTGGCACGCGAAGCCGGCCTTACGGAGGGCTTCATCAGCCAGATCGAGCGCGGCATCTCCACTCCGTCGCTGATCTCGCTTTACAATGTGGCCAATGCGCTCGGCACCAGCGTCGACACCTTCCTGTCGCAGCCGCCGCAGCACGGCCATTCCATGGTGTCGCATGCCGGCGAACGGCCCGGCTACAATGTCGAGACCAAGGAACGCGTCTACGAACTGATCGAGCGCGGCTTTCCGGGCGCTGCCCTCAACGGCTGCATCACGCATATGCCGCAGGGCTATGCGTCTGAGCTCACCAGTCACGAAGGCGAGGATTTCCTCTACCTGATAGAAGGCGAGATGCTCTACGAGATCGACGGCAAGGAATATCTCTTGAAGGCCGGCGACACGCTGCACTTTCCAGCGTCATTGCCCCACCGCGCCCGCAATGTCGGCGCGGGGCCGGCCCGCGAGCTCTGGGTCGGCACGACCAGGATCATAAAAGAAGACTGA